A stretch of Candidatus Nanopelagicales bacterium DNA encodes these proteins:
- a CDS encoding helix-turn-helix domain-containing protein, translated as MDTEGLVVDAFAQLGIATQLSPGALDRAEFDLVLDPDGVRAAIHVKRRSLVTEDVADHLLSEILPTDAALLVAADRVTGAARKALTSRRGGYFDLRGRLALRTDRLVIDAEVEPVGERAIRTEALSGKAGLEVATALLLEPERATAVRELARVLGRSPSTVSDILAALRRSGLVDAKNAVAGADLFWRVADRWPVRRTNLARLPTPGDAALAKALRLGLEDVEHESGWALTDSAAAVAYGAPLALRSDQALDFFVTDESVVRRAASLLGAAGFAARARATVRVAPVSTVVRDRVDLERDDVEWPLAHPLFVALDLAQDVGRGREILDAWTPDDRWTRVW; from the coding sequence ATGGACACCGAAGGCCTCGTGGTTGACGCTTTCGCGCAGTTGGGCATCGCAACCCAGTTGAGCCCGGGCGCCCTCGACCGAGCAGAGTTCGATCTGGTGCTGGATCCGGACGGTGTCAGAGCCGCGATTCACGTGAAACGTCGCTCGCTGGTTACCGAAGATGTGGCCGATCATCTTCTCTCCGAGATCCTGCCGACTGATGCCGCCCTTCTCGTCGCGGCCGACAGAGTAACTGGCGCGGCACGCAAGGCGCTCACCTCGCGTCGCGGCGGCTACTTCGACTTGCGAGGAAGGTTGGCGCTCCGCACGGACCGCCTGGTGATCGACGCGGAGGTTGAGCCGGTAGGAGAGCGTGCCATTCGGACGGAGGCACTCAGTGGCAAAGCCGGGCTGGAAGTCGCTACGGCGCTCTTGCTAGAGCCAGAGCGCGCCACGGCCGTGCGTGAGTTGGCCCGCGTCTTGGGGCGATCCCCGAGCACTGTCTCCGACATTCTTGCCGCTCTCCGGCGGAGTGGCCTGGTTGACGCCAAGAACGCTGTCGCGGGTGCCGACCTGTTTTGGAGGGTCGCTGACCGCTGGCCTGTGCGGCGCACCAACCTCGCCCGGCTCCCTACCCCCGGCGACGCTGCCCTGGCCAAGGCCCTGCGACTGGGTCTGGAGGATGTTGAGCACGAGTCAGGGTGGGCGTTGACCGACTCCGCTGCCGCAGTGGCCTATGGTGCGCCACTGGCGCTTCGCTCTGATCAGGCACTCGACTTCTTCGTGACCGACGAGTCGGTCGTCCGGCGCGCAGCCAGCCTCCTTGGTGCAGCAGGCTTCGCCGCGCGGGCGAGGGCGACCGTGCGCGTGGCTCCCGTGTCCACAGTTGTACGGGACCGAGTGGACCTTGAGAGGGATGATGTCGAGTGGCCACTCGCCCATCCGTTGTTCGTCGCGCTCGATCTCGCGCAGGACGTCGGTCGGGGCCGGGAGATCCTGGACGCCTGGACACCCGATGATCGCTGGACTCGTGTCTGGTAG